The Triticum aestivum cultivar Chinese Spring chromosome 3A, IWGSC CS RefSeq v2.1, whole genome shotgun sequence genome includes a region encoding these proteins:
- the LOC123062008 gene encoding uncharacterized protein, with protein sequence MTFAGASRRRRVSGSHPPLPLIAIVLLLVFPPPPRAYALRVPLREVASLLSLSHSLLTRVAVARADRGDAAAAARARRIASHLSILSSRGAWALGWDYLRHYAFSSVTGCGFSCATAAARLLAAAAEASRLKSPVEAAQWLRRNYGDLLAAATQLLNGLLSTFSEQGPLSEVVLDVKWEVEEGGLLKDCLQAGAKDLEGLLIIAKDLFGASRASSRHSEL encoded by the exons ATGACCTTCGCCGgcgcttcacgccgccggcgagtATCTGGTTcccatccccctctccctctcatagCCATCGTCCTCCTGCTAGTCTTCCCACCTCCTCCCCGCGCTTACGCGCTCCGCGTCCCACTGCGCGaggtcgcctccctcctctccctctcccactccctCCTCACCCGCGTCGCGGTCGCCCGCGCCGACCGGGGGgacgccgctgccgctgcccgcgCTCGCCGAATCGCCTCGCACCTGTCCATTCTCTCCTCTCGCGGTGCGTGGGCACTCGGCTGGGACTACCTCCGCCACTATGCTTTCTCCTCCGTCACCGGATGCGGCTTCTCCTGCGCCActgccgccgcccgcctcctcgccgctgCGGCGGAGGCCTCGCGCCTAAAGTCACCGGTCGAGGCGGCCCAGTGGCTGCGCCGTAATTACGGTGACCTCCTAGCCGCCGCTACTCAGCTCCTAAACGGCCTCCTCTCTACCTTCTCCGAGCAG GGGCCGCTAAGCGAGGTGGTGTTGGATGTGAAGTGGGAGGTGGAGGAAGGGGGGTTGCTGAAGGATTGCCTTCAGGCGGGAGCCAAAGACTTGGAGGGCTTgcttatcattgccaaagatctcTTTGGTGCTTCAAGGGCTTCTTCACGCCACAGTGAACTCTGA